TGTGAAGCTTGGAATTGATCCTCCTAAAGGTGTTTTGTGCTATGGTCCTCCTGGAACTGGAAAAACTCTTTTGGCTAGAGCTGTGGCCAATAGAACTGATGCATGTTTCATTCGTGTTATTGGAAGTGAACTTGTTCAAAAATATGTCGGTGAAGGTGCCCGCATGGTTCGAGAACTTTTCCAGGTTAGGCTCATGGCTTTGTAGTTTCTTGacgaaatattttttattacttgTATTCAACTGGCATTTCTTTTGTTGTAGATGGCACGGTCAAAGAAGGCTTGTATTGTCTTTTTTGATGAAGTTGATGCGATAGGTGGTGCACGATTTGATGATGGTGTGGGTGGAGATAATGAGGTTCAACGTACCATGCTTGAAATCGTCAATCAGCTTGATGGTTTTGATGCTCGAGGAAACATTAAAGTCTTAATGGCAACAAACAGGTACATTTAAACAATTGTTGGCAATTTATGTATTTTTACTCAATTGTAATAAATTGTATTTAGGATGCACTTTGTGCTGTCAGGTGTTGTAACATGTTCTATTGTTTGCAGACCTGATACACTGGACCCAGCATTGTTACGTCCAGGAAGACTGGATCGTAAGGTTGAGTTTGGTTTACCTGATTTGGAAAGCAGGACACAAATTTTTAAGATCCATACACGAACTATGAACTGTGAAAGAGATATTCGTTTTGAGCTTCTTGCTCGTCTTTGCCCAAATTCTACTGGTATGtatactcaactaagcctttattctaaaaatttggCGTCGAAcatatggatttttttttctccactctaaacgattttgggttaaatattaaaaaatgtgtaatgcttctaggtcatgttgtactattctcctccaagttagtttagctctaccccttcttttctttctatcctctaacctaatgtgctttacttgtctaattggagcctctatatgtctacgcttcacatgaccaaactactttaatctcccttctttcaacttatcctcaattggcactaatcctaccttttctctaatactctcattacggactttatctaatttagtatgaccactcatccaccttaacattctcatctctacaactcctatcttagacacatacgactcattCAATGCTCAAtattcactaccatataacatggccggtcatatggttgtacagtaaaattttcctttcaacttattgagaatcttgcgatcagatagaactcccgtggcacgtcttcatttcaaccatccggttttaatcctatgactaacatcctcctcacatcccccatctacttgaaggactgagccgaaatatttaaaataattactttgggacagtgtcATTCCATCTAAATTAACTCCTTCCATATCACCAGTTAGGCTTTcaccgaacttgcaatgcatgtattctgttttcgttctacttaacttaaagccctttgactctagagtatttctccaaagctctagctttctaattactccttctcgtgtctcatctatcagaattatatcatccgcaaacatcacaCACCAagtgatactctcttgtatatgtttcatcaattaatctaaaactaatataaaaaggtaagagTTTACAGTTGAACTTTGGTATAATTCAACTGAGATAtgcacacaatagtagttgttccttcatacatatcttttaacacttatatatacctaatagataccctcttttattttaaaactctccataagacatctcttggaacactattataagctttcttcaaattgataaaaaaccatgtgtagatctttcttcacatttccatatttctccatcaaacttctaatgagaaagattgcttcCGTAGTTAAATGACTAggtatgaagccaaattgattgggagagatagaagtatcatgacgtagtcgatgtttcacaactctctcccacaattgCAAACAACAAGGGTTAGGGTTACAGGCTGTGAATGCTGTTTGGAGAAAATTAAAGTTAATTGTATTAGAAAAAGGAAATATGGGCACTTTTTTGGAATCTCTACTCCTCATTTGTAATTGTGAAAAGAGATATTATGGCATTCAGGCAGATAGTTGGGTCACTATTGACCATTCAACACTTTTTAATTGTGCTTTCATTCTTTGTCAAAAAATGTTGACCTTGGATTGTCATGCAGGAGCTGACATTAGGAGTGTCTGCACTGAGGCTGGGATGTATGCCATTAGGGCACGCAGGAAGACAGTTACTGAGAAAGACTTCCTGGATGCGGTGAACAAGGTGATCAAGGGGTATCAGAAGTTCAGTGCGACCCCAAAGTATATGGTCTACAATTGAGGTTGTATTTAGGAATTCACCAATGTATTTTATGTTGGAATTGTCCGTATTTTCAATCTCATTTGCCCTTACTCTACATTCCTCAAGTTTTAGTTCCATTGAAAGCAGAAACTGTACGTCATTTATTTGGTTCAACTATTGGCCTCTGGTGGCAAAACTGCAGTGAAAATTCACAGAAGTTGGTTTGCTTGTTTGAACCTTGTTTAGTTAAGCAAATGATTATCACTAACTTAGCAATTGGAGTAGTAAACCTGTTGACTTTCGGATAGAGACGTTATCGGCGGGAAAACATTTTTCTGAAAAGGGTAAGAGGAGATTGACTTTGGAATGAGAGATTTTACCATCTATTGCTATATGTTATTGTTAGTTACTCTCTTATCAGAGAGAACACGAGAGAAGAATTATTTGGATGAAGAAAAAGAAGATAGAAGTTTGCAAATCATGAATATGTGATTTCTTTATTTACATTGTTGGAACAAATAATCATAGAATTGAAGATGCTATGCTTGTAAAGAAACTGAGCTACAGGAGCATTAAAAAATTCAGAATAAGAAAACCATGAAAAATCCTAATCGGGGGTGAAGATTGGTGCAGGCTTTGTGACTTTAACTCAGAAAGCACCATAAATGATCAATAGTAGGACTACAATGAGACCCATTGTTGAGGTTTGAATTTTTCCAGCCAATGAGCTACGAGGTGCAGTTTCGTGCTTGCCCAGATCAATCATGATCTCAAATCTGCAGGTACCTTGAGATGGATTTAGGTTTGTAACAACTGACAAGTTGTTAAATGAACAAGAACCTTTCCTCTGATCCATAGTCTGGTAGTACATGTTAAAAGCATAAGAAGCGTTTTGTCTGGCATCCAGCCTGCTGCAGGAAGATCCATATCCGAGACTTGTGCAATCGGTGTAGGAGCAGGCGTAGCTGATGCTGCTAGCCAGATTGGGGTCTGTGATGCTGGCGTCAGGTGACATTACACACCACTGCTTGGCCAAATACCGTACACCTTTTGCCGGAACTAGAGATTTACCATTTGCCATATTCAATTGGTACTTGATCGCTCCATCGAAGTAGAAAATACCCCAGTGTTTCTCAAAATTCCCAGGCAGGGTGCTCTTGTCATCTTCATCAATGAGTGAAAACAGGTAGACATCAGGTGGGGTCTTGCGTCTTGGGGTGCCTTGCCCTTGAAATATTCTATCGAGAAGGCCTTGGTTGAACCTCTGGGCATACTGTGCATTGGCGCTAGGATCGCCATCTGTTGGCCATCCAACTTCGCCAATGATGACAGGCATTGTTGAGAAACCGTTCTTTTCAAGAGCTGAAATGAGGGTGTCAAAGTTTGCTTCAAAGACATTGGTATAAGGTATGGATCCATCAACAACTGGGGCAGCTGTGCCATTGAAGAAGGCGAAATCTTTGGGGAAATTGGGGTCTGCATTGAGGCTAAGGAATGGGTAGATGTTGATGGTGAGAGGAGAGTCATTGTCACTGAGAAACTTGATCATAGAGATCATGAGGTCGTGGATATCGGATCGAAAATTGCCACCAGAAGGTAGACCACTATCACTCTGGTAGACATCTGCATTTAGTGGTACTGtaaccttcactttcttggctaagCCAGCTTTGATCAAGGCTGCTTGAATATTTTTCAGTGCTGGAAATGTTGTCTGAAGATACATGTCTTTGTAGGTCTTGAGGAAAGGCTCATTTCCCACAGCTACGTACCTGGGAATGCATCCCACAAATGTCAGGATTAGTCCGTCAATTACAAGTGCAATAAGCGGATACAGTTATAAAAGCATATTGAAAAAGAAGATTCAAAGGTACTTTT
The sequence above is a segment of the Hevea brasiliensis isolate MT/VB/25A 57/8 chromosome 11, ASM3005281v1, whole genome shotgun sequence genome. Coding sequences within it:
- the LOC110636540 gene encoding 26S proteasome regulatory subunit 7, giving the protein MAPAAAPEDDDLIKDEKNPRPLDEDDIALLKTYGLGPYSNSIKKEEKEIKELAKKINDLCGIKESDTGLAAPSQWDLVSDKQMMQEEQPLQVARCTKIINPNTEDAKYVINVKQIAKFVVGLGDKVSPTDIEEGMRVGVDRNKYQIQIPLPPKIDPSVTMMTVEEKPDVTYNDVGGCKEQIEKMREVVELPMLHPEKFVKLGIDPPKGVLCYGPPGTGKTLLARAVANRTDACFIRVIGSELVQKYVGEGARMVRELFQMARSKKACIVFFDEVDAIGGARFDDGVGGDNEVQRTMLEIVNQLDGFDARGNIKVLMATNRPDTLDPALLRPGRLDRKVEFGLPDLESRTQIFKIHTRTMNCERDIRFELLARLCPNSTGADIRSVCTEAGMYAIRARRKTVTEKDFLDAVNKVIKGYQKFSATPKYMVYN
- the LOC110636539 gene encoding glucan endo-1,3-beta-glucosidase 5 encodes the protein MTNSYILCFILLCLIGGQGLVKGVKGLACNWGTQSTHPLQPNIVVQLLKDNGFNKVKLFEADPGALKALGRSGIQVMVGIPNDLLAPLASSPQAAINWVQQNVSNYVSKYGVDIRYVAVGNEPFLKTYKDMYLQTTFPALKNIQAALIKAGLAKKVKVTVPLNADVYQSDSGLPSGGNFRSDIHDLMISMIKFLSDNDSPLTINIYPFLSLNADPNFPKDFAFFNGTAAPVVDGSIPYTNVFEANFDTLISALEKNGFSTMPVIIGEVGWPTDGDPSANAQYAQRFNQGLLDRIFQGQGTPRRKTPPDVYLFSLIDEDDKSTLPGNFEKHWGIFYFDGAIKYQLNMANGKSLVPAKGVRYLAKQWCVMSPDASITDPNLASSISYACSYTDCTSLGYGSSCSRLDARQNASYAFNMYYQTMDQRKGSCSFNNLSVVTNLNPSQGTCRFEIMIDLGKHETAPRSSLAGKIQTSTMGLIVVLLLIIYGAF